The proteins below are encoded in one region of Caballeronia sp. SL2Y3:
- a CDS encoding MgtC/SapB family protein: protein MLNNVELVSRLVMAAVLGSVIGFERERLSWAAGLRTHMLVCVGSALIMIVSAFGFADALKADHVVLDPSRVAAQVVSGIGFLGAGSILLRGEIVRGLTTAASLWSVAAIGLAVGGGLYTASIAATAIILIILAGLKPLERRFISVRQRRQLTMLVDRGSLSFHALHEALGPGSVRVKQFVVQQSEESPDSDEVQVELSRVSEQEYRSICARLRQLEVVREFREDGNV from the coding sequence ATGTTGAACAACGTCGAACTTGTTTCCCGGCTCGTCATGGCCGCCGTGCTCGGCAGCGTGATCGGCTTCGAGCGCGAGCGGCTTTCGTGGGCCGCCGGGCTGCGCACGCATATGCTCGTGTGCGTCGGCTCGGCGCTCATCATGATCGTGTCCGCGTTCGGATTCGCGGATGCGCTGAAGGCGGACCATGTGGTGCTGGACCCATCGCGCGTGGCGGCGCAGGTCGTATCGGGCATCGGCTTTCTCGGCGCGGGCTCGATTCTTTTGCGCGGCGAAATCGTCCGCGGCCTGACGACGGCGGCGAGCCTGTGGTCCGTCGCGGCCATCGGACTCGCGGTCGGCGGCGGCCTGTACACGGCGTCGATCGCGGCGACCGCGATCATCCTCATCATTCTGGCGGGCCTGAAGCCGCTCGAGCGACGTTTCATCTCGGTGAGGCAGCGCCGCCAACTGACGATGCTCGTCGATCGCGGCTCGCTTTCGTTTCATGCACTGCACGAGGCGCTCGGGCCGGGCAGCGTGCGCGTGAAGCAGTTCGTCGTGCAGCAGAGCGAAGAGTCGCCCGATTCGGACGAGGTGCAAGTCGAGTTGTCGCGCGTGTCCGAGCAGGAATATCGGTCGATCTGCGCGCGCTTGCGGCAACTCGAAGTCGTCCGCGAGTTTCGCGAAGACGGCAACGTCTGA
- a CDS encoding flavin reductase family protein: MTGDIHFYDPSEGHGLPHDPFKAIVAPRVIGWISSRTAEGGVNLAPYSFFGAFATFPYVIGFSSEGRKDSISNIEATGEFVWNMSTRPLAERMNRTSAPVAPEIDEFELAGLTKAPGRNVDVPHVAESPAALECRLLQVVRIHDLAGQPMNNWLALGQVVGVHIRSEFLKDGLFDTAAARPIMRAGYRADYAEIGEMFQMVRPSA; encoded by the coding sequence ATGACCGGCGACATCCACTTCTACGATCCGAGCGAAGGCCACGGCCTGCCGCATGACCCATTCAAGGCAATCGTCGCGCCGCGCGTCATCGGCTGGATTTCCAGCCGTACCGCCGAAGGCGGCGTGAATCTCGCGCCGTACAGCTTCTTCGGCGCGTTCGCGACGTTCCCTTACGTGATCGGCTTCTCCAGCGAAGGCCGCAAGGACAGCATCAGCAACATCGAGGCGACCGGCGAATTCGTCTGGAATATGTCGACGCGCCCGCTCGCCGAGCGCATGAACCGCACGTCCGCGCCGGTGGCGCCGGAAATCGACGAATTCGAGCTCGCGGGCTTGACCAAAGCGCCCGGCCGCAATGTCGACGTGCCGCACGTGGCGGAGTCGCCGGCGGCGCTCGAATGCCGGCTGCTGCAAGTGGTGCGCATCCACGATCTCGCCGGCCAGCCGATGAACAACTGGCTCGCGCTTGGGCAGGTGGTGGGCGTGCATATCCGGAGCGAGTTTTTGAAGGACGGTCTTTTCGATACCGCCGCCGCGCGCCCGATCATGCGCGCGGGTTATCGCGCGGACTACGCCGAGATAGGCGAAATGTTCCAGATGGTTCGCCCGAGCGCCTGA
- a CDS encoding glycine betaine/L-proline ABC transporter ATP-binding protein, with amino-acid sequence MDSPKVVVEGLCKVFGSNPKQAIDLLAGGASKEEVFSRTGQIVGVHNVSFDVREGEIFVLMGLSGSGKSTLIRLINRLVDPTAGKVLIDGRDVAAVPRSELTALRRRDMSMVFQSFALMPQRTVLSNAAFGLEVAGVGRKERESRAMTVLEQVGLAPFAQKLPSQLSGGMQQRVGLARALAVNPSLMIMDEAFSALDPLKRKEMQNVLLDLQREQRRTILFVSHDLEEAMRIGTRIAIMEGGRVVQIGTPQEIIKNPADDYVQAFFEGIDTSRYLTAGDLMQTDAVPVMKHSPQIDASSVAKTLNGSAEYAFVLDGERRIRGFVGRDATGNAVPQIHHVECIERTMTLDDVVNRVVASPAPLPVVDADGSYCGSVNKTNVLQVLTRHRGSHV; translated from the coding sequence ATGGATTCCCCCAAGGTAGTGGTCGAAGGGCTGTGCAAGGTGTTTGGCAGCAACCCCAAACAGGCGATCGACCTGTTGGCCGGCGGTGCGTCGAAGGAAGAAGTGTTCTCGCGTACCGGCCAGATTGTCGGCGTCCACAACGTCTCGTTCGATGTCAGGGAAGGCGAGATCTTCGTGCTCATGGGCCTCTCCGGCTCCGGCAAATCGACGCTGATTCGGCTGATCAACCGGCTCGTCGATCCAACCGCCGGCAAAGTGCTGATCGACGGGCGCGATGTGGCCGCCGTGCCGCGCTCGGAACTCACGGCGCTGCGCCGCCGGGACATGAGCATGGTGTTCCAGTCGTTCGCGCTGATGCCGCAGCGCACGGTGCTGTCCAACGCCGCGTTCGGGCTGGAAGTGGCGGGCGTCGGACGCAAGGAACGCGAATCGCGCGCCATGACCGTGCTCGAACAAGTGGGCCTCGCGCCGTTCGCGCAGAAGCTGCCGTCGCAGTTGTCGGGCGGCATGCAACAGCGCGTGGGCCTCGCGCGGGCGCTCGCCGTCAATCCTTCGCTGATGATCATGGACGAAGCGTTTTCCGCGCTCGATCCACTCAAGCGCAAGGAAATGCAGAACGTGCTGCTCGACCTTCAGCGCGAGCAGCGCCGCACGATTCTCTTCGTCTCGCACGATCTCGAAGAAGCCATGCGCATCGGCACGCGCATCGCGATCATGGAAGGCGGCCGCGTGGTGCAGATCGGCACGCCGCAGGAAATCATCAAGAATCCCGCCGATGACTACGTGCAGGCCTTCTTCGAAGGCATCGACACGAGCCGTTACCTCACGGCCGGCGATCTCATGCAGACGGACGCCGTGCCGGTCATGAAGCATTCGCCGCAGATCGACGCATCGAGCGTCGCGAAGACGCTCAACGGCAGCGCGGAATACGCGTTCGTGCTCGACGGCGAGCGCCGCATTCGCGGCTTCGTCGGGCGCGACGCCACGGGCAACGCCGTGCCGCAAATCCATCACGTCGAATGCATTGAGCGAACCATGACGCTCGACGACGTGGTGAATCGCGTGGTCGCGAGCCCCGCGCCGCTGCCTGTGGTCGATGCAGACGGTTCGTACTGTGGTTCGGTCAACAAGACGAACGTGCTCCAGGTCTTAACGCGCCATCGAGGTTCCCATGTCTGA
- the choW gene encoding choline ABC transporter permease subunit, with protein sequence MSEIIPLGSWVDHGVHYLLDHDAKTFDSIGKVIESFAALIEHGLQAIPMWALMAIFVGIGLWRVGWRFAAFTLLSLLLVYATGFWDQMVITLGLTLSSTLISLLLGVPLGIWTAKSKMVEMVVRPVLDLMQTMPAFVYLIPAAMLFGLGRVPGILSTVIFAMPPAVRLTSLGIKHVNREIVEAGQAFGCTPWQLLYKVQIPNALPSIMTGVNQTIMMALSMVIIASMVGAGGLGNDVLASIQRLDIGLGFESGLSVVLLAIILDRITESFGRSPGMARAPLFSGFKSVMRVRRAPAAQQG encoded by the coding sequence ATGTCTGAAATCATTCCGCTCGGTAGCTGGGTCGATCACGGCGTCCACTATCTGCTCGATCACGACGCCAAAACGTTCGACTCCATCGGCAAGGTCATCGAGAGTTTCGCGGCGCTCATCGAACACGGCCTTCAGGCCATTCCGATGTGGGCGCTCATGGCGATCTTCGTCGGCATCGGCTTGTGGCGCGTCGGCTGGCGTTTCGCGGCCTTCACGCTGCTCTCGCTCCTGCTCGTCTACGCGACGGGCTTCTGGGATCAGATGGTCATCACGCTCGGTCTTACGTTGTCCTCAACATTGATCAGCCTGTTGCTCGGCGTGCCGCTCGGCATATGGACCGCCAAGAGCAAGATGGTCGAAATGGTCGTGCGCCCCGTGCTCGACCTCATGCAGACCATGCCTGCCTTCGTGTATCTGATTCCGGCCGCGATGCTGTTCGGCCTCGGCCGCGTGCCCGGCATTCTGTCGACTGTGATCTTCGCGATGCCGCCCGCAGTGCGTCTCACGTCGCTCGGCATCAAGCATGTGAATCGCGAGATCGTGGAAGCGGGGCAAGCGTTCGGCTGCACGCCGTGGCAACTGCTCTACAAGGTGCAGATCCCGAACGCGCTGCCGTCCATCATGACCGGCGTGAACCAGACCATCATGATGGCGCTGTCGATGGTCATCATCGCGTCGATGGTCGGCGCGGGCGGCCTCGGCAACGACGTGCTAGCCAGCATTCAGCGGCTGGATATCGGTCTGGGCTTCGAGAGCGGCTTGTCGGTGGTGCTGCTCGCGATCATTCTCGATCGCATCACGGAGAGCTTCGGACGCTCGCCCGGCATGGCTCGCGCGCCGCTTTTCTCGGGCTTCAAGTCCGTGATGCGCGTGCGCCGCGCGCCGGCCGCGCAACAAGGTTGA
- a CDS encoding GlxA family transcriptional regulator translates to MKRDAIASAAADSPLAHLAHFGFLTLPNFSMIAFTSAVEVLRMANYIGRTEHYRWSVITPDGEPARASNGMTVKPATTLDEAGMPDVLIVCGGWHVADYVDDTVIALLQRVHEAGVPLGGICTGPYALLAAKLLDGYRCTLHWEDMSPVNKRFPHVRFADELFVIDRDRVTCTGGTAPLDLMLNLVSLRLGQAHAAQVSEQFIVERIRGSTDYQHIPVDARVGFTRAELVEVVRLMEANIEEPLSLDELARLVHLSQRHLQRMFKMFLSVSPTHYYLTLRLRRARDLLRNTDASIARVTSICGFHSPCHFSKAYRAQFGHAPSAERRLSA, encoded by the coding sequence ATGAAGCGCGATGCGATCGCCTCCGCAGCCGCCGATTCGCCGCTCGCCCATCTCGCGCACTTCGGCTTTCTGACGCTGCCGAACTTCTCGATGATCGCGTTCACGAGCGCGGTCGAAGTGCTGCGCATGGCGAACTACATCGGCCGCACCGAGCACTACAGATGGTCGGTCATCACGCCGGACGGCGAGCCGGCGCGCGCGAGCAACGGCATGACGGTCAAGCCCGCGACGACGCTCGACGAAGCAGGCATGCCCGACGTGCTGATCGTGTGCGGCGGCTGGCACGTCGCCGATTATGTCGACGACACGGTGATCGCGCTGTTGCAGCGCGTGCATGAGGCGGGCGTGCCGCTTGGCGGCATCTGCACCGGGCCGTATGCGCTTCTGGCGGCCAAGCTGCTGGACGGCTACCGTTGCACGCTGCACTGGGAAGACATGTCGCCGGTCAACAAGCGCTTCCCGCACGTGCGCTTTGCCGACGAGCTATTCGTGATCGATCGTGACCGCGTGACCTGCACGGGCGGCACCGCGCCGCTCGACCTCATGCTCAATCTCGTGAGTCTGCGGCTCGGGCAGGCGCATGCGGCGCAAGTGTCGGAGCAGTTCATCGTCGAGCGCATACGCGGGTCGACCGACTATCAGCACATTCCGGTCGATGCGCGCGTCGGCTTCACGCGGGCGGAACTGGTGGAAGTCGTGCGGCTGATGGAAGCGAATATCGAAGAGCCGCTTTCACTCGACGAACTCGCGCGGCTCGTGCATCTTTCGCAGCGGCATCTTCAGCGCATGTTCAAGATGTTCCTCAGCGTGTCGCCGACGCACTACTACCTGACGTTGCGCCTGCGACGCGCCCGCGATCTGTTGCGCAACACGGATGCATCGATTGCGCGCGTGACGAGCATCTGCGGTTTCCATTCGCCTTGCCATTTCAGCAAGGCGTATCGCGCGCAATTCGGCCATGCGCCGAGCGCGGAGCGGCGTCTTTCCGCTTGA
- a CDS encoding class II aldolase/adducin family protein, translating to METHGYSEQEWALRCDLAALYRVIAHFRWTDMIFTHISARVPGPEHHFLINRYGVLFDEMRASDLVRIDSEGRPVDANAAEHPERCRVNPAGFTIHSAIHMARLDVVCVVHTHTPAGAAVSAQKRGLLPISQHALKYYGQISYHDYEGIALDLAERDRLVNDLGPHNAMILRNHGLLACGRSIPAAFQEIYFLERACEIQLRALAGGGELNLPSPEVCETTAAQYRSDSMESITALQWQAALRMIEGGKTDYRT from the coding sequence ATGGAGACTCACGGCTATTCGGAGCAAGAGTGGGCGCTACGCTGCGACCTGGCGGCGCTGTATCGCGTGATCGCGCATTTTCGCTGGACCGACATGATCTTCACGCACATCAGTGCGCGCGTGCCGGGGCCGGAGCATCACTTCCTCATCAATCGATACGGCGTGCTCTTCGACGAAATGCGCGCGTCGGACCTCGTGCGCATCGACAGCGAAGGCCGCCCGGTCGATGCGAACGCGGCCGAGCATCCCGAGCGGTGTCGCGTGAATCCGGCGGGCTTCACCATTCACTCGGCCATTCACATGGCGCGGCTGGACGTGGTCTGCGTCGTGCATACGCATACGCCGGCGGGCGCGGCGGTTTCCGCGCAGAAGCGGGGGCTCTTGCCCATCAGCCAGCATGCGCTGAAGTACTACGGGCAGATCAGCTATCACGACTACGAAGGCATCGCGCTGGATCTCGCCGAGCGAGATCGTCTCGTCAACGATCTCGGCCCGCATAACGCGATGATCCTGCGCAATCACGGACTGCTTGCATGCGGCCGTTCGATTCCCGCTGCGTTTCAGGAGATCTATTTTCTGGAGCGGGCCTGCGAGATTCAGCTGCGCGCGCTCGCGGGCGGCGGCGAGCTGAATCTACCTTCGCCCGAAGTATGCGAAACGACCGCCGCGCAGTATCGCAGCGACAGCATGGAAAGCATCACCGCGCTGCAATGGCAGGCCGCGTTGCGCATGATCGAAGGCGGCAAGACGGATTATCGAACGTGA
- a CDS encoding GlxA family transcriptional regulator: protein MNPAESLPPLSIDGQSKSRIRFGIVLLPNFTLTAFSGFVDLLRLSADEGDFSRPVRCSWSVIGETLAPVRASCGIQITPWETYEQAEPFDYVVVVGGLLHSGPSASDATLQFIRRAAARDATIVGMCTGVFTLMRAGVLDGHRVCVSWFHYWDFVERFPQADEQLLVADRLFVIDRRRITCSGGRASIDVAAAILLRHFETATVQKALRILLVDDMQKGNAPQPHPPGLAPATHPKVKRAILLMEQHVGRSLTLDELAHKLDMSTRQLERLFKAETGKAPQAYAKQVRLRTAAWLLTSSDKTVADIASSCGFSDASHLGREFRKQFGLPPIMYREQRGADTEEVHHAMDYDETFPGRAQAI from the coding sequence ATGAATCCCGCAGAATCCCTTCCGCCGCTTTCCATCGACGGCCAATCGAAATCGCGCATCCGCTTCGGCATCGTGCTGTTGCCTAACTTCACGCTGACCGCGTTCTCCGGCTTCGTCGATCTGCTGCGTCTTTCCGCTGACGAAGGCGACTTCAGCCGCCCGGTGCGCTGCTCGTGGAGCGTGATCGGCGAAACGCTCGCGCCCGTGCGCGCGAGTTGCGGCATCCAGATCACGCCGTGGGAAACCTACGAGCAGGCCGAACCGTTCGACTACGTGGTCGTCGTCGGCGGCCTGCTGCATTCGGGACCTTCCGCGAGCGATGCCACGCTGCAGTTCATTCGCCGCGCCGCCGCCCGCGACGCGACCATCGTAGGCATGTGCACGGGCGTTTTCACGCTGATGCGCGCGGGCGTGCTCGACGGCCATCGCGTCTGCGTGAGCTGGTTTCACTACTGGGACTTCGTCGAACGTTTCCCGCAAGCCGACGAGCAACTGCTCGTCGCGGACCGGCTGTTCGTGATCGACAGAAGGCGCATCACGTGCTCGGGCGGGCGGGCTTCCATCGACGTGGCCGCCGCCATTTTGCTGCGGCACTTCGAGACCGCGACGGTGCAAAAGGCGCTGCGGATTCTGCTCGTCGACGACATGCAGAAAGGCAATGCGCCGCAGCCGCATCCGCCGGGCCTCGCGCCCGCCACGCATCCGAAGGTCAAGCGCGCGATTCTTCTGATGGAGCAGCACGTCGGCCGCTCGCTCACGCTCGATGAACTCGCGCACAAGCTGGATATGTCGACGCGGCAACTCGAACGCCTCTTCAAGGCCGAGACAGGCAAGGCGCCGCAGGCGTACGCCAAGCAGGTGCGGCTGCGCACGGCCGCGTGGCTGCTGACGAGTTCCGACAAGACGGTGGCCGATATTGCGTCGAGCTGCGGTTTCTCGGATGCATCGCATCTCGGCCGCGAATTTCGCAAGCAGTTCGGTCTGCCGCCGATCATGTATCGCGAGCAGCGCGGCGCAGATACCGAGGAAGTGCATCACGCAATGGACTACGACGAGACGTTTCCCGGCCGCGCGCAGGCCATCTGA
- a CDS encoding L-serine ammonia-lyase produces MNVSVFDLFKIGIGPSSSHTVGPMIAACRFASHIEDANLLGFVTRVRAELFGSLGATGKGHGTDKAVLLGLEGNLPDLIDPDAIAPRLADIRATKRLNLLGKRAIVFDERENIGFYRKLMPGAAGSSMVHPNGMRFQAFDENGQLLVEKEYYSVGGGFVTNREGERVNGVRAGASVPYPFRTGDDLMRICRETGLSIADVAMKNECANRSEHEVREGMLAVWRVMAACVERGCKERGDLPGPMQVKRRAADLCAQLRSRSEESLRDPLSMLDWVNLYAMAVNEENASGGRVVTAPTNGAAGVIPAVLHYYVKFMHGANDEGIVRFLLTAAAIGIIYKETASISGAEVGCQGEVGVACSMAAAALAAVMGGTPAQVENAAEIGMEHNLGMTCDPVGGLVQIPCIERNAMGAIKAINAARMAMKGDGQHYVSLDSVIKTMRETGADMKTKYKETSRGGLAVNVIEC; encoded by the coding sequence ATGAATGTCAGCGTTTTCGATCTGTTCAAGATCGGCATCGGACCTTCCAGCTCGCATACCGTCGGGCCGATGATCGCGGCGTGCCGCTTCGCGTCGCATATCGAGGACGCAAACCTGCTCGGCTTCGTCACCCGCGTGCGCGCCGAGTTGTTCGGTTCGCTCGGCGCAACGGGCAAGGGCCACGGCACCGACAAGGCCGTGCTGCTCGGACTCGAAGGCAATCTTCCCGATCTGATCGATCCGGACGCGATCGCGCCGCGCCTCGCCGACATTCGCGCGACCAAGCGCCTGAACTTGCTCGGCAAGCGCGCCATCGTGTTCGACGAGCGCGAGAACATCGGCTTCTATCGCAAGTTGATGCCGGGCGCGGCGGGATCGAGCATGGTGCATCCGAACGGCATGCGCTTTCAGGCGTTCGATGAAAACGGTCAACTGCTCGTCGAGAAGGAGTATTACTCAGTCGGCGGCGGGTTCGTCACGAACCGCGAAGGCGAGCGCGTCAACGGCGTGCGCGCCGGCGCGAGCGTGCCGTATCCGTTTCGCACGGGCGACGATCTCATGCGTATCTGCCGGGAGACAGGTCTGTCTATCGCCGATGTCGCGATGAAAAACGAATGCGCGAATCGCAGCGAACACGAAGTGCGCGAGGGCATGCTGGCCGTGTGGCGCGTGATGGCCGCGTGCGTCGAGCGCGGCTGCAAGGAGCGCGGCGATCTGCCGGGACCGATGCAGGTCAAGCGGCGCGCCGCGGACCTGTGCGCGCAACTGCGCTCGCGTTCCGAGGAATCTCTGCGCGATCCGCTCTCGATGCTCGACTGGGTGAATCTCTACGCGATGGCCGTCAACGAAGAAAACGCTTCGGGCGGACGCGTGGTCACTGCGCCGACCAACGGCGCGGCGGGCGTGATTCCCGCCGTGCTGCACTACTACGTGAAGTTCATGCACGGCGCGAACGACGAAGGCATCGTGCGCTTTCTTCTGACGGCGGCAGCCATCGGCATCATTTACAAGGAGACGGCTTCGATCTCCGGCGCGGAAGTGGGCTGTCAGGGCGAAGTGGGCGTCGCGTGCTCGATGGCCGCCGCCGCGCTCGCAGCCGTGATGGGCGGCACGCCCGCGCAAGTGGAAAACGCCGCTGAAATAGGCATGGAACACAACCTCGGCATGACGTGCGATCCCGTCGGCGGCCTCGTGCAGATTCCGTGCATAGAACGCAATGCGATGGGCGCGATCAAGGCGATCAACGCCGCGCGCATGGCGATGAAGGGCGACGGCCAGCATTACGTCTCGCTCGATTCGGTCATCAAGACCATGCGCGAAACAGGCGCGGACATGAAGACGAAATACAAGGAGACGTCGCGCGGCGGGCTGGCCGTGAACGTCATCGAGTGCTGA
- a CDS encoding sarcosine oxidase subunit beta family protein, with amino-acid sequence MSRYSIFSLLRNGMSYHENWERQWRSPEPKREYDVVIVGGGGHGLATAYYLAKEHGIKNVAILEKGWIGGGNTARNTTIVRSNYLWDESAALYEKAMKLWEGLSQDLNYNVMFSQRGVMNLAHTLQDVRDTERRVNANRLNGVDAEFLTPAQIKEIEPTINLNSRYPVLGASIQRRGGVARHDAVAWGFARGADQAGVDIIQNCQVVGIRREGNRVTGVDTTKGHIKAKKVAIVAAGNTTTLADMAGVRLPLESHPLQALVSEPIKPVVNTVVMSNAVHAYISQSDKGDLVIGAGVDQYTGFGQRGSFQIIEGTLEAIVEMFPVFSRVRMNRQWGGIVDVSPDACPIISKTDVKGLYFNCGWGTGGFKATPGSGWAYAHTIAKDEPHPLNAPFSLDRFYTGHLIDEHGAAAVAH; translated from the coding sequence ATGAGCCGCTATTCGATATTCAGCCTGCTGCGCAACGGCATGTCGTATCACGAGAACTGGGAGCGCCAATGGCGCAGCCCGGAGCCCAAGCGCGAATACGACGTGGTGATCGTCGGCGGCGGCGGGCACGGCCTCGCGACGGCCTACTATCTCGCGAAAGAGCACGGCATCAAGAACGTCGCGATTCTGGAGAAGGGCTGGATCGGCGGCGGCAATACCGCGCGCAATACGACCATCGTCCGTTCCAACTATTTGTGGGACGAATCCGCCGCGCTGTACGAGAAGGCGATGAAGCTGTGGGAAGGTCTTTCGCAAGACCTCAACTACAACGTGATGTTCAGCCAGCGCGGCGTGATGAACCTCGCGCACACGCTGCAAGACGTGCGCGATACCGAACGCCGCGTGAATGCCAACCGGCTCAATGGCGTCGATGCCGAGTTTCTCACGCCCGCGCAGATCAAGGAGATCGAGCCGACCATCAACCTCAACAGCCGTTATCCGGTGCTGGGCGCGTCGATACAGCGACGCGGCGGCGTCGCGCGTCACGATGCGGTGGCCTGGGGCTTCGCGCGCGGCGCGGATCAGGCGGGCGTGGACATCATCCAGAACTGTCAGGTGGTGGGCATTCGCCGCGAGGGTAACCGCGTGACCGGCGTCGATACCACCAAAGGCCATATCAAGGCGAAGAAAGTTGCGATCGTCGCGGCCGGCAACACGACGACGCTCGCGGACATGGCGGGCGTGCGCCTGCCGCTCGAAAGCCATCCGTTGCAGGCGCTCGTGTCCGAGCCGATCAAGCCGGTGGTCAACACAGTGGTCATGTCGAACGCGGTGCACGCGTACATCAGCCAGTCCGACAAGGGCGATCTCGTGATCGGCGCGGGCGTCGATCAGTACACGGGCTTCGGGCAGCGCGGCAGCTTCCAGATCATCGAAGGCACGCTGGAAGCGATCGTCGAGATGTTCCCCGTGTTCTCGCGCGTGCGCATGAACCGCCAGTGGGGCGGCATCGTCGATGTTTCGCCGGACGCATGCCCGATCATCAGCAAGACCGACGTCAAGGGCCTCTACTTCAATTGCGGCTGGGGCACGGGCGGCTTCAAGGCGACGCCGGGTTCCGGCTGGGCGTACGCGCACACCATCGCGAAAGACGAGCCGCATCCGCTGAATGCGCCGTTCTCGCTCGACCGCTTCTACACCGGCCATCTGATTGACGAACACGGCGCGGCTGCCGTGGCGCACTGA
- a CDS encoding sarcosine oxidase subunit delta, which yields MLLIECPWCGPRAESEFSCGGEADIARPLETEKLTDKEWGDYLFMRKNPRGVHREQWMHAQGCRRWFKAQRDTVSYEIQGYETFDRPLAVMDNKEGASK from the coding sequence ATGTTGCTGATCGAATGCCCCTGGTGCGGGCCGCGCGCCGAAAGCGAATTTTCCTGCGGCGGCGAAGCGGACATTGCGCGCCCGCTGGAAACGGAAAAGCTCACCGACAAGGAATGGGGCGATTACCTCTTCATGCGCAAGAACCCGCGCGGCGTGCATCGCGAGCAATGGATGCACGCGCAAGGCTGCCGCCGCTGGTTCAAGGCGCAGCGTGACACGGTGAGCTACGAGATTCAGGGCTACGAGACGTTCGACCGTCCGCTGGCTGTGATGGACAACAAGGAGGGAGCGTCGAAATGA